The following are from one region of the Zonotrichia albicollis isolate bZonAlb1 chromosome 15, bZonAlb1.hap1, whole genome shotgun sequence genome:
- the TXNDC15 gene encoding thioredoxin domain-containing protein 15 — protein MWRLLLALAWLGAALPAGAAERSGPEPVRYRTAEMADAMVGSEALGEQPVLLSAVPAEASGGPAGACDGDACSAREQPVLEPVLPAAAEEQNGTDSAKAPKVNCEERNTTGIERFTLQILNVSQDLMEFLNPNSSDCTLVLFYTPWCRFSASLAPHFNSLPRAFPTLRFLALDASQHSSLSTRFGTVAVPNILLFQGAKPMARFNHTDRTLETLKDFIFNQTGIEARSDVAVTEEDWEGPLPSVLTKGIDWLLLFSVLFLAAFVMYATVRTDSIRWLIPGQEHEHQE, from the exons ATGTGgcggctgctgctggcgctggcctGGCTCGGGGCGGCCCTTCCCGCAGGAGcggcggagcggagcggccccgaGCCGGTGCGGTACCGCACGGCCGAGATGGCGGACGCGATGGTGGGCAGCGAGGCCCTGGGCGAGCAGCCCGTGCTGCTGTCGGCGGTGCCGGCCGAGGCGAGCGGCGGCCCGGCCGGGGCTTGCGATGGCGATGCGTGCTCGGCCCGGGAGCAGCCCGTGCTGGAGCCCGTGCTGCCTGCGGCCGCCGAGGAGCAGAACGGCACCGACAGCGCCAAGGCTCCCAAGGTGAACTGCGAGGAGAGGAACACGACGGGCATCGAGCGCTTCACGCTGCAGATCCTCAACGTGTCCCAG GACCTGATGGAGTTCCTGAACCCAAACAGCAGTGACTGTACGTTGGTCCTGTTCTACACGCCGTGGTGCCGTTtttctgccagcctggcacctcATTTTAACTCTTTGCCCCGAGCATTTCCTACTCTTCGCTTCCTGGCACTGGAtgcatcccagcacagcag ttTATCAACTAGATTTGGAACTGTGGCTGTACCAAATATCCTTCTTTTCCAAGGTGCTAAACCTATGGCTAGATTTAATCATACAGACAGAACGCTGGAAACCCTGAAAGACTTCATCTTTAACCAGACAG GGATAGAAGCTAGAAGTGATGTGGCTGTGACAGAGGAAGACTGGGAAGGGCCCCTGCCCAGTGTTCTGACCAAGGGCATAGactggctgctgctgttctcTGTGCTCTTCCTGGCTGCCTTTGTCATGTACGCCACCGTCCGCACCGACAGCATCCGCTGGCTCATCCCGGGACAGGAGCACGAACACCAGGAATAA